The following are from one region of the Nicotiana tomentosiformis chromosome 7, ASM39032v3, whole genome shotgun sequence genome:
- the LOC138895393 gene encoding uncharacterized protein — protein sequence MYDGAKTRVRTMEGNSEHFSIMMELLQGSALSPHLFALAIDVLTRYIQGEVPWCMLFADDIVLIDETRCGVNERLEVWRQTPESKGFKLSRTKTEYLECKFSGATQDVDEDVRLDLQIIPRRETFNYLGSIIQENGEINEHVTHRIGAG from the coding sequence ATGTACGATGGTGCTAAGACTAGGGTGAGGACAATGGAAGGGAACTCGGAACACTTTTCAATTATGATGGAGTTGCTTCAGGGATCAGCCCTTAGCCCACATCTGTTTGCTCTAGCGATAGACGTGCTGACGCGctacattcaaggggaggtgccatggtgcatgttatttgcggatgatattgtactgattgacgagacgcgatgtggtgttaacgagaggttggAGGTATGGAGACAGACCccagagtctaaaggtttcaagttgagcaggaccaaaacAGAATACTTAGAGTGCAAGTTTAGTGGCGCGACTCAGGATGTAGATGAGGACGTGAGGCTTGATTTACAAATCATCCCTAGGAGAGAAACTTTCAattaccttgggtctattatacaAGAAAATGGGGAGATTAACGAgcatgtcacacaccgtattggggcgggatag